In Betta splendens chromosome 1, fBetSpl5.4, whole genome shotgun sequence, the genomic stretch atgTCATGAGCGTGTGCCGCTTCCTCGGCTGTACGTTCTCTAACAGTGCAAGGAAAAGCACAAGGACAGGCACGTCCTGAAACTTATGCGATAAAGGGAGTTATCTCCAAGCGGACGTGGTGCTGTCGGCTGAATTGAACGCGTCTGCCTGATCAGAGATAGGTTCCTTCTGTGTTTGTAGGGGCTGTAAACGTCTGGCAGCTGAAGGGTCCTTGTTCTTCTGCCGCTCTGTGCAGGATTCATGACACGAGAGGAGCGAAAGAAGTTCGAGGGCCTCCACTCCCCCTATAATAAATACTGGATCCCCTGCGTTTGGTTCTCCAACCTGGCAGCCGTCGCCCGCTGTGAGGGCAGGATCAAAGACGATCACACGCTCAAACTACTGCTGGAGGTGAccccaacgcacacacacacacacacacacacacacacacacacacacacacacacacacacacacacacacacacacacacacacacacacacacacacactacagtgcAATTCAGAAGTTAATTCATTTTGACGAAGTTGGGATTAAATGTGTTACGTGACATCACAAAGGTGCCTTTTCTCTCTGACCAGGAGCTGAATGCATTCAGAGGGAAGTGCAGCATGCTGTTCCACTATGACATGATCAGCGTTCCGCTGGTCTACACTCAGGTACAGTGAGGGCTCTGTGAACCATGTGCACGAAACACGAAACACAGTCGATTCCGACATTATTCTCCCCATTACAAACGTTTCTCTATCCGTCTCTCAGGTTGTGACTTTGGCCGTGTACAGTTTTTTCCTCGTGTGCCTCATTGGGCGTCAGTTCCTGGACCCCGGGCAGGGCTACCAAGGTCATGACCTGGACCTTTACGTGCCCATCTTCACCCTGCTGCAGTTCTTCTTCTATGCTGGATGGCTCAAGGTCAGGCGGAGGCCACGGTTCCTTATCGAATCACTATGCTAAGATAAAGCAGCTTTGATGTTCCGGTTGAGTTTCCCTTCGCGGCCTCTaggtggcagagcagctgatcaacCCTTTTGGAGAGGACGATGACGACTTTGAGACCAACTGGCTGATAGACAGGAACTTCCAGGTTAATGCTGCGTGTTTGAGACCAGCGACATACACCCCTCCAGTGTGGCTGCGGTGGTGTGACGGGGTGTGACCGCTCTTTACAGGTGTCCATGATGGCGGTGGATGAGATGTACGGCGATCTGCCCGTGATGGAGCGAGACCGTTACTGGAACGACTCCAACCCCCGGCCGCCTTACACAGCGGCCACGCTCTTCGTGCTGCGCAAGCCGTCCTTCCAGGGCTCCACCTTCGACATGGCGTGAGTGCTTTCACAACCTCTGACTTTTAGTCATTCATTTTGAATTCTCGAGAAAAGGAAGGTATTGTGTCagaatgtaatgtaaatgatACTGTGTGTCTCGTCAGCATCCctaaggaggaaatgcacttccaGCCTCTGGAGGACATTGCAGAGAACCTGGAGGAGTCAGGAAGTCATCACCCCAACGTGGCCCTCTTCAACCGCCTGCTCAGCgccgccccctcccccaccgGCTTCATGGAAGGAGCTCTTCGCCGCACCTCGACCCACATCCAGAGGCTGCGCCACTCCCCGAGCATCGACCAGTGCACCAGCGACGACAACGACGACGAGAGCTGTAAAATAGGCGGCTCCCTGCCGTCGGGTCTGGGGCAGGAGACCCAGAGCACCGTGTGCAGCGCCAGGGACGAGCGCAGCGCCAGGACGCCCCTGCGGGAGGTCGAGTTCGGGGTGGAGCCGGAGGGGCGGGGGGAGCGTCCTGCCGCCGGTGAACTGAGGGGTGAGGAGCGGGTGAGCGTGAGGGGGCAGTCCTCAGCGCCCGTGGTCCTGCTCCCCGCCCCCCCTCCGTCCTCCAGAGGGAAGTCGTCTCGAGCGGCCTCCGGTCGGGCCCCCGCCTTCATGTTTCACCACGCCACCGCCGCCTCCTGCCTGGAGCACTGCAGCTCCCAGCCGGCCATCAATCAGATCAAAACACGGCCCAGCGGCCCCGAGCCTCCGTTTGCTGGGCCCAACATGTCCTTCCTCACGGTGCCGTCCCACGAGCCTCAGCGCGGCCGCAGCGTGAGCGTGGGGTCCGAGCTGCCCGGGTCCTAGGTGGTCCGCGGGTTCCAGGTGGGCCGCGGCGTTGCCCCTGTTTAAAACCTCAACGCTTGATTCATAGCAGCGTTTCGCAAGCGGTGTTAGTCATGACAGCACTTTTACTTTGAGTCTGCAAAACGTTCGGGGTCACGCAACGACCGGTTCCTGATAATAAGCTCAGTTAAAGCAAGAGATTAGGATTGGCTGTCACCCACTGTCGCTTGGGGCCTGGGAGGAAAATGGAGTTAAAGACACCACTGGAAACTTTACAGACTCCTTAAAGAGTGTGTGAgaataaaattatatatttaaccTCAGCACACCTTAATAATCAACACTGTGACATCATTTAGTCTAGTTTAGCCCAGAGAGAATAAAAAGCTAAGTAACCAGTGACAAGTTCATCCAAAACTCACCTGGAATTAATTGTTGTTTATTCACTAGGATCATTAAAAATCCTGTTGTTGGGTCATTTCTTATATAGACGCATACTGACTGCGACAAATGTAACCTCACAGCAACATGGGACAGATGTTGAGTAAGATTCAAATGGAAATTTAGTTATAATTTTAGTTATAAACCCAATGAAAATAGCAGCGTGACTTTTCTTTCTCTACTTCACTACCGGCTCTGGTCAACAGGGGGCGGTAGCAGCAAACTGAAGAGAGCAGAGCAAGCTCAGTCCTctgataaaacacagaaaaagccTTCTGTCTGGGTTTGAGTCTTGCTTCCCGTCCTGCCGTGTCTCCCTGCAGCTGAAGCATCCTACCTGGGCTGCAgccgggtgggggtggggggggtgggggggggctgctttCCCGGCCCGAGTGGGCTTCCTCTGCGTGGCCCGGGAGCACCGAGCCGGGCCTGGAGCGCTGGAGTCCCCACggggcctgtgctgcagcagggtgGAGCACATGAGTTACGTCTGGACGGCATCCCACACTTGCATTTGTGAAACAGAATGAAAATGCACTGGTGAGGGATTTAAAGCACAGTCTGGCTCATCCTGACCCATTTAGAAAGCGGCTGTACGCTATCACAGAGGCCATCAGATGTGACACAAACAGGCCTCGCAGCAAACAGCACTCCGGCGTTTGAGTGTGGCTTCATTATGATTCAGAGATGCATTTCGCTGAATTTTACGTACATTCTGTTGTTGCACCTCCTACAAACTTCCATGTACTTCTGATCAACAGTGCTCATTTGAAACCCAGTTCAAACGGGTCGGTTTCGTAGGGTTTTCCTGTGCTCGTCCAGGCTGCACGGATCGGTTCCTCCTCTTGTTCGTGTCCCGAGCTTCTGCCCGGTGGGCGGTGGGAACGGCAGACACCAACTCACCTCTGGGGCAGCTGTCGACAGAGCAGCCCCTGTGTAGCTGGACATCATTCCAGTGACATCACAACACGCAAAGCTCCGACCAGAGCGAAGCGAGGCGCAGCGGCGCG encodes the following:
- the best2 gene encoding bestrophin-2, with translation MTVTYTARVANARFCGFSKLLLAWKGSIYKVLYKEFLAFFAMYTAISITYRFFLYDDQKRYFEKLAIYCNYYSSLIPMSFVLGFYVTLVVNRWWNQYTSIPLPDRLMCVLSGGLQGSDERGRLLRRTMMRYASLSALLILRSVSTAVFKRFPTVDHVVEAGFMTREERKKFEGLHSPYNKYWIPCVWFSNLAAVARCEGRIKDDHTLKLLLEELNAFRGKCSMLFHYDMISVPLVYTQVVTLAVYSFFLVCLIGRQFLDPGQGYQGHDLDLYVPIFTLLQFFFYAGWLKVAEQLINPFGEDDDDFETNWLIDRNFQVSMMAVDEMYGDLPVMERDRYWNDSNPRPPYTAATLFVLRKPSFQGSTFDMAIPKEEMHFQPLEDIAENLEESGSHHPNVALFNRLLSAAPSPTGFMEGALRRTSTHIQRLRHSPSIDQCTSDDNDDESCKIGGSLPSGLGQETQSTVCSARDERSARTPLREVEFGVEPEGRGERPAAGELRGEERVSVRGQSSAPVVLLPAPPPSSRGKSSRAASGRAPAFMFHHATAASCLEHCSSQPAINQIKTRPSGPEPPFAGPNMSFLTVPSHEPQRGRSVSVGSELPGS